The genomic DNA CTCAGCGCCGTCAACACGCTGCCGCGGTAGACGAAATCCCGGACCGACAGGGACACCGAGCGCGGCAGCACGCGCTGGCCCACCTCCGGCAGCCGGCGATCGCCGGTCGGGTCGGGATACCAGTCCGGCTCGGCGAGGTCGACGGTGACGACGATGCTGCCGTTGGCGCCGAAATCGATCGAACCGGACCCGGCGATCGTACCGGGCCGCCCGTCGTCGACACGGTAGGCGAACGCGACGTCGCCGGTGACGACGTCGTCGGCGAAGGGCCACGGGAAATCGGCGATGTAGCTGTTGCGCGACAGCGTCAGCCCGGCGACGGCAATATCGACTGCCAGCGGCTCGCCGCCCATCAGCCCGTCGATGTCGATGTCGGCAACCGTCAGGCTGTCGGCCGAGATCGTGCCGAATTCGGGGACGCTGAGGCGGATGCCGGTCAGCACCAGCCTTCCCTGCGCGTCGATCGTCTGGCTGTCGAAGGTGAGAAATTCCGGCGGAATCTGCTGCAGCAGGGGTGCAACCTCCTGCGGCGTCAGGGCATGGGCCGCAGAGGCGGCGGAGACGATGCCGCAGGCGGCCGTCCAACAGGCAATGTGTTTCATTCCAATTCCCCTCGTCCGTCGTCCATCGCAATGCCCGTGGATTAGACCACGCCCAATGCGACTTTCCTATGGTCGCGGCCCATTGCCGGCGACCGGCCGCGCTGCGGATCGCGCCGGCCCGCATCGGCTGGCCGGCCGGCTCGCCGGTCTCTATCATGGGCGCCATGACGACGATGCGAGAAGCGGCGGAAGCCGCGGCGGGCGCGCGCAACCCACCCATCGTGCTGTGGGGGCGCGCATCGTCGTGCAACGTGCAGAAGGCGATATGGGCCCTCGAAGAGCTCGGCCTGTGCTATCGCCGAATCGATGCGGGCGGCGATTTCGGCGGGCTGGACGACCCGGCCTATCTGGCGATGAACCCGCACGGCAGGATCCCGACGCTGCGCGACGGCGCTACGGTGGTATGGGAGAGCGAGGCGATCGTGCGCTACCTGGCCGCGCGCTACGGCGCCGGTACGCTATGGCCGCAGGACCCCGCGGCGCGGGCGGCCGCCGACCAGTGGATGGCCTGGACCGCCGCCCGCCTCTATCCGGACTGGATCGCGCTGTTCTGGCGGCTGGTGCGGACGCCGCCGGCGAAACGCGACAACGCGCTGATCGAGCGGCTGCGCGCGGCCACGGCGGAGCGGATGGAGATGCTGGACCGGCACCTGGCGCACCGCCCCTTCGTCGCCGGCGACGCCCTGACCGTGGGCGACATTCCGGCCGGGATGACGCTCTATCGCTGGTTCGCGATGGCGATCGATCGCCCGCCGATGCCGCATCTGGAAGCCTGGTACCGGCGGCTGTGCGACCGGCCGGCCTACCGGGCGCGCATCTGCATCCCGTTCGACGAGTTGGTCGGCAAGGAAGGCTACTGAGGCGGGCTGGCCGCCTTTCAGTCGTCGCGGCGCAGCCGCTCCTGGCGCTCGTGCAGTTCCTGCGCCTCGAGGCTCATGGTCGCGATCGGCCTGGCCTCCAGCCGCCGCAGCGCGATCGGCTCGTGCGTCATCTCGCAATAGCCGTAGCTGCCGTCGTCGATCCGGCGCAGCGCGGCGTCGATCTTGGCGATCAGCTTGCGCTGGCGGTCGCGGGTGCGCAGCTCGAGCGCGCGGTCGGTTTCCTTGGAGGCGCGGTCGGTCAGGTCGGCCTCGGCGAGGCTCTCATGCTGCAGGCTACGGATGGTCTCGGTCGATTCTTCCAGCAGTTCTTGGCGCCACTTCAGGAGCTTCTGCCGGAAATACTCGAGCTGCCGCTCATTCATGAAGTCCTCGTCCTCGGACGGACGATAGTGGCTGTCGAGTAGAATCCGATCGCCCATGTCCGACGCAACTCCCTCACCGCCCTGCCTACGACGACGGCGCGCTATATACCAACGCGTCGGGGCAGGCGCAAGCACATGGAAACGTTGGTGATCTGGGGCAGGTCATTGATCTAGAGGCATTTTTTCGATAAGCCTCGATCGGTTGCCCGTGAAGGCGGCGGCCGCTAGGGCCTGCGATCGTACTTCGCCAGCTCGACCTGCGCGCGCAGGTCGATCTCGTCGAGCACGGCGTTGAGCCGCGGATCGTCGGTCTGCGAGCGCTGCTCGGCGATGGTCGAGACCAGCCGCTGGATCTGGCCCAGCGTCAGCTGACCGGTCAGCAGGGCGATGCGCAGGGCGTCGAGTTCGTCGAGAATCGATTCGCCGCGGGCGACGGCGCGCCGGCGGGCGGAACGGTCGCCGTCCACCGCCTGCAGCGCCACCATCGCGTCGATGCCGGTGAGCGCGCCCACGTTCGACACGGCGGCCGCGCTCTCCGCCGCGCTCGAAGCGCCGGCACGGCCGATCGCCGCGGCGAAGGCGCCGCCGGCACCGCTGCCGGCCGCCGCGGCCCGCTTCGGCGCCGATACGCCGCGCCGCGCTTCCGTCCGTTCGACCCGCATGCTCACACGCTCTCCATCGGCAATAGTTGCACCGGCCATGGTTTATCCGAGGTTAATGCGGCAAAGCCTGCCGGACCGGGCCGGCAAAGCTTGCCCACCGCCGCGCCCGCCGCCACCGGCCGAAAGTCCTATCCTACTGATTTGATGAAATTTTTCGCCAGGCTCCGCTCTGGCACGCGGTTCGCTGGCGATCCGGGCACGCAGAACGCGCTCAATCGCAGGCAGTCATGACACGCAGACTATTCCACACCCTCGGCCGCTTCCATCCGCTCGCAGCCATTCGCCTCCTCGCCTGGGCCACGCTGATCGCCGCCGGCCTCGCCGCCGCCATCAACCACGCCCATGCCGCCGTGCGGATCAAGGACATCGTCTCGTTCGAGGGCGTCCGCGACAACATGCTGGTGGGCTACGGCATCGTGGTCGGCCTGGACGGCACCGGCGACACGCTGCAGAACTCGCCCTTCACCGAGCAGTCGCTGGTCGGCATGCTGGAGCGGCTGGGCGTCAACGTCCGCGGCGAGAATCTGCGCACGCGCAACATCGCGGCGGTCATGGTCACCGCCACCCTGCCGCCGTTCGCCCGCCAGGGCAGCCGCATCGACGTGTCGATCAGCTCTCTGGGCGATGCCTCCAGCCTGCGCGGCGGCGCGCTGCTGGTCACCCCGCTGCTGGGCGCCGACGGCGAGGTCTATGCCGTCGGCCAGGGTTCGATCCAGGTCAGCGGCTTCGCCGCAGCCGGCCAGGCGGAAACCATCGTGCAGGGCGTGCCCACCTCCGGCGCCATCCCCAACGGCGCCATCGTCGAGCGCGAGGTCGCGTTCGCGATGAACGAGGTGTTCGAGGTGCGGATGGCGCTGCGCAACCCGGATTTCACCACCGCGCTGCGCATCGCCGACGCCATCAACGCCTTCGCCGGCAACGGCCTGGCCGCAGCGGTCGACCCCGGCACCGTCGTCGCCGACGTGCCCGGCCGCTACAGCGGCGACATCGTTTCCTTCATCGGCGACATCGAGCAGCTGCTGATCGAGCCGGACATGGCCGCGCGCGTGGTGGTCGACGA from Alphaproteobacteria bacterium includes the following:
- a CDS encoding flagellar assembly protein FliX, which gives rise to MRVERTEARRGVSAPKRAAAAGSGAGGAFAAAIGRAGASSAAESAAAVSNVGALTGIDAMVALQAVDGDRSARRRAVARGESILDELDALRIALLTGQLTLGQIQRLVSTIAEQRSQTDDPRLNAVLDEIDLRAQVELAKYDRRP
- the dksA gene encoding RNA polymerase-binding protein DksA; this encodes MGDRILLDSHYRPSEDEDFMNERQLEYFRQKLLKWRQELLEESTETIRSLQHESLAEADLTDRASKETDRALELRTRDRQRKLIAKIDAALRRIDDGSYGYCEMTHEPIALRRLEARPIATMSLEAQELHERQERLRRDD
- a CDS encoding glutathione S-transferase, producing MTTMREAAEAAAGARNPPIVLWGRASSCNVQKAIWALEELGLCYRRIDAGGDFGGLDDPAYLAMNPHGRIPTLRDGATVVWESEAIVRYLAARYGAGTLWPQDPAARAAADQWMAWTAARLYPDWIALFWRLVRTPPAKRDNALIERLRAATAERMEMLDRHLAHRPFVAGDALTVGDIPAGMTLYRWFAMAIDRPPMPHLEAWYRRLCDRPAYRARICIPFDELVGKEGY
- a CDS encoding flagellar basal body P-ring protein FlgI, producing MTRRLFHTLGRFHPLAAIRLLAWATLIAAGLAAAINHAHAAVRIKDIVSFEGVRDNMLVGYGIVVGLDGTGDTLQNSPFTEQSLVGMLERLGVNVRGENLRTRNIAAVMVTATLPPFARQGSRIDVSISSLGDASSLRGGALLVTPLLGADGEVYAVGQGSIQVSGFAAAGQAETIVQGVPTSGAIPNGAIVEREVAFAMNEVFEVRMALRNPDFTTALRIADAINAFAGNGLAAAVDPGTVVADVPGRYSGDIVSFIGDIEQLLIEPDMAARVVVDEATGIIVIGQDVRISTVAIAQGNLTIRVTEDPQVSQPAPLAEEGTTVVVPRTNIAVDTGADRRLALLGEGVSLQELVNSLNALGVGPRDLISILQAIKSAGALQADLTVR